The following coding sequences are from one Pseudomonas mendocina window:
- a CDS encoding flotillin family protein has product MGLTLMGLLTVVAAIAILVTGLIFLFKAFYIKVPQGTALIVNDMSSTPKVHFTGSLVYPVIHLKEFMKISLITLEVDRRAKDGLICRDNMRADITVAFYLRVNETQEDVLKVAKAIGVERASDRGAVNELFNAKFSEALKTVGKQFDFVELFENRQDFRDRIVEVIGNDLNGYVLEDVAIDYLEQTSKASLDPSNILDAEGIRKITELTAAQNVITNELERNEELAIKKKNVETREATLSLERQQADAEARQKREIETIRAREEAETLKVREEERLKAEQARIQTQQELDIRAENHQREVEVAQQNRQRAVVIEVEKVTRAKDLEVVSREREVELQRIEKEKALEEERKNIAAVVRERVAVEKTVAQEEERIKEVREVSEAERLKQVTVLNAQAEAEQELVRQVKQAEADETRSKHKAVEINNLAQAELEAAAKSAEAKKKLAEGIEAERAAPGLADARVREVTAAAKEKEGLAEARVQAERLIAEAKGEQEKGLAQARVIEAQAAAKEKDGLADAKVLEEKLGAQARGEEQLGTAKAKATQDLGMAEAQVLLERLNAEAEGLGKKFGALDALSDNARQHEEFRMQLEKSFEEAMAAIAANKEIAKDQAEVLATALAKAKIEIVGGEGDFFNSFAKSLSVGKAIEGVVGKSPVVQDVISRLLAGKAAPAAPVVAPSAGSEQA; this is encoded by the coding sequence ATGGGACTTACGTTAATGGGGCTGCTCACAGTTGTCGCCGCTATAGCAATTCTGGTGACAGGGCTGATCTTCCTGTTCAAGGCCTTCTACATCAAGGTTCCGCAAGGCACCGCGCTGATCGTCAACGACATGAGCTCGACGCCCAAGGTGCATTTCACCGGCTCCCTGGTGTACCCGGTGATCCACCTCAAGGAGTTCATGAAGATCTCCCTGATCACCCTGGAAGTCGACCGCCGCGCCAAGGACGGTCTGATCTGCCGCGACAACATGCGTGCCGATATCACCGTGGCCTTCTATCTGCGCGTCAACGAGACCCAGGAAGACGTGCTCAAGGTGGCCAAGGCCATCGGCGTGGAGCGCGCCTCGGATCGTGGTGCGGTCAACGAACTGTTCAACGCCAAGTTCTCCGAGGCGCTGAAGACCGTCGGCAAGCAGTTCGACTTCGTCGAGCTGTTCGAGAATCGCCAGGACTTCCGTGATCGCATCGTCGAAGTGATCGGCAATGACCTCAATGGTTACGTGCTGGAAGACGTGGCCATCGATTACCTGGAGCAGACCTCCAAGGCTTCCCTGGATCCGAGCAACATCCTCGATGCCGAAGGTATCCGCAAGATCACCGAGCTGACCGCCGCACAGAACGTCATCACCAACGAACTGGAGCGCAACGAAGAGCTGGCGATCAAGAAGAAGAACGTCGAAACCCGCGAGGCGACCCTGTCGCTGGAGCGTCAGCAGGCTGATGCCGAGGCGCGCCAGAAGCGTGAGATCGAGACCATCCGCGCCCGTGAGGAAGCGGAAACCCTGAAGGTGCGTGAGGAAGAACGCCTCAAGGCCGAGCAGGCACGTATCCAGACCCAGCAGGAACTGGACATCCGCGCCGAGAACCACCAGCGCGAAGTGGAAGTGGCGCAGCAGAACCGTCAGCGCGCCGTGGTCATCGAAGTGGAGAAAGTCACCCGCGCCAAGGATCTGGAAGTGGTCTCCCGCGAGCGCGAGGTCGAACTGCAGCGCATCGAGAAGGAAAAGGCGCTGGAAGAAGAGCGCAAGAACATCGCCGCTGTGGTGCGCGAGCGTGTTGCGGTCGAGAAGACCGTGGCCCAGGAAGAGGAGCGCATCAAGGAAGTGCGTGAAGTGTCCGAAGCCGAGCGCCTGAAGCAGGTCACCGTGCTCAACGCCCAGGCCGAAGCCGAGCAGGAGTTGGTACGCCAGGTCAAACAGGCCGAAGCCGACGAAACCCGTTCCAAGCACAAAGCGGTTGAAATCAACAACCTGGCACAGGCCGAGCTGGAAGCCGCGGCCAAGAGTGCCGAGGCCAAGAAGAAACTGGCCGAGGGGATCGAAGCCGAGCGTGCCGCGCCTGGTCTGGCCGATGCGCGGGTGCGTGAAGTCACCGCCGCGGCGAAAGAGAAGGAAGGTCTGGCCGAGGCTCGTGTGCAGGCCGAGCGCCTGATCGCCGAAGCCAAGGGCGAGCAGGAAAAAGGTCTGGCCCAGGCGCGTGTCATCGAAGCGCAGGCAGCCGCCAAGGAAAAAGACGGCCTGGCCGACGCCAAGGTGTTGGAAGAAAAACTCGGCGCCCAGGCACGCGGCGAAGAGCAGCTCGGTACCGCCAAGGCCAAGGCTACCCAGGATCTGGGTATGGCCGAAGCGCAGGTGCTGCTGGAGCGTCTGAACGCCGAAGCCGAAGGTCTGGGCAAGAAGTTCGGTGCTCTCGACGCGCTCAGCGACAACGCCCGACAGCACGAAGAGTTCCGCATGCAGCTGGAGAAGAGCTTCGAGGAGGCCATGGCCGCCATCGCCGCGAACAAGGAAATCGCCAAGGATCAGGCCGAGGTGCTGGCCACCGCGCTGGCTAAGGCGAAGATCGAGATCGTCGGCGGCGAAGGCGACTTCTTCAACTCCTTCGCCAAGTCGCTATCGGTTGGCAAGGCCATCGAAGGCGTGGTCGGCAAGAGCCCGGTGGTGCAGGACGTGATCTCCCGTCTGCTGGCTGGCAAGGCGGCACCGGCCGCGCCGGTGGTCGCACCGAGCGCCGGTTCGGAGCAGGCCTGA
- a CDS encoding PspA/IM30 family protein, with translation MNVWSKLLTALRGGANEVGEAVVDSQALRILDQEIRDADVELRKSKEALAEIMAKQKLASDKANKSAASIAEYEQYALKALDAGNETLAKEVAEKIANLEVEQASEREQAEGFAASVAQLRKAVTQAEGNIKRLKQQVDTVKATESVQKAQMAVAQRYGGSQAKLQTAVESLERIKQKQAERAAKMEASAELAATSAPDDSLEAKLRAAGIKADNASADSVLARLKDKSKA, from the coding sequence ATGAATGTCTGGAGCAAATTGCTGACGGCGCTGCGTGGCGGTGCCAACGAAGTGGGTGAGGCAGTGGTCGATAGCCAGGCCCTGCGTATCCTCGATCAGGAAATCCGCGACGCCGATGTCGAGCTGCGCAAGTCTAAGGAAGCCCTGGCCGAGATCATGGCCAAGCAGAAGCTGGCCAGCGACAAGGCCAACAAGAGCGCGGCGAGCATCGCCGAGTACGAACAGTACGCGCTCAAGGCGCTGGATGCGGGCAACGAAACCTTGGCCAAGGAAGTCGCCGAGAAGATCGCCAACCTGGAAGTCGAGCAGGCCAGCGAGCGTGAACAGGCCGAGGGTTTCGCCGCCAGCGTGGCGCAACTGCGCAAGGCCGTGACCCAGGCCGAGGGCAACATCAAGCGCCTCAAGCAGCAGGTGGATACGGTCAAGGCCACCGAAAGCGTGCAGAAGGCGCAGATGGCCGTAGCACAGCGCTATGGTGGCTCGCAGGCCAAGTTGCAGACGGCGGTCGAGTCGCTCGAGCGGATCAAGCAGAAGCAGGCCGAGCGAGCGGCGAAGATGGAGGCTTCGGCCGAACTGGCTGCCACCAGCGCGCCGGATGATTCGCTGGAAGCCAAGCTGCGTGCTGCTGGCATCAAGGCCGACAACGCCAGTGCCGACAGTGTGCTGGCGCGCTTGAAGGACAAGTCCAAGGCCTGA